The proteins below are encoded in one region of Leptospira montravelensis:
- a CDS encoding phasin-related domain-containing protein, with translation MEKLVMDVVNAGIALFRSGEEKLKTAVVDLEKVYNDLKSKGELDKSAESQKIRDLLSKTIADAQGAIGKTNASYDEVLAKLQANYQSIYQQIDTAIPPQVKEKLKQTLDELKVLIEKAKTK, from the coding sequence ATGGAAAAATTGGTTATGGATGTTGTCAATGCTGGAATCGCACTCTTTCGTTCCGGTGAAGAAAAGTTAAAAACTGCAGTTGTTGATTTAGAGAAAGTTTATAATGATCTTAAATCGAAAGGAGAATTGGACAAGTCAGCTGAGTCCCAAAAGATTCGTGACCTTTTAAGTAAAACGATAGCAGATGCACAAGGAGCTATCGGGAAAACAAATGCAAGTTATGATGAAGTGCTTGCTAAACTTCAGGCAAATTACCAATCAATTTACCAACAAATTGATACGGCAATCCCACCTCAAGTGAAAGAAAAGTTAAAACAAACGTTAGATGAACTAAAAGTTTTGATCGAAAAAGCAAAAACGAAATAG